Below is a genomic region from Elusimicrobiota bacterium.
ATGGCAATACCGACACAAGCGAGGAAAAAAGCTTTACTACCGCACCTGCTCCAAGTGTCCATGACGTGGTTGTTAAAAACATTACACTAACTTCAGGGATTGTGGAATATACCGTCAAGGATACCAGTAAGGTCAAACTTTACTACGGTACGACTACCAGTTTTGGCGGAGTCAAAGAAATATCCACTTCCACGAGTGAGACTACCTACACAACTCAATTAGATGACCTTCTTGACGGTACGAAATATTATTTCAAACTCAACCGTTTTGACAGCGAGAATGCCGAATATGAGGGAGATGTCTATTCGTTTGAAACTTTGCCAAGACCAAAGATCTCTAATGTGGTCATGGAGACAGTCGCTAACACCGCCCAAACAACCATTAGGGTCAGTTGGTCAAGCAATACGGAGATTTCTTCTATTGTTAGCGTGTATCCTGAGGGGCAACCAGAACTGGCTAGAGATGAAGTAAAAGTTGCATTGGAAAAGGGCTCAAGATCAATGCTCGTCAAAGGGCTACTCCCTCAAACCAAGTACTTATTGCAAGTTAAAGGGCGGGATAGACTGGGTAATGAGGCCGTCTCAGATCTACAACGCTTTACTACAGCTACTGACACCAGGCCACCTGAGATTCTTAACCTGAAAGTAATCGGGGGGACTATCCCTCCAGTTGGCTTTGCTGCTGGAGATGTGAAAGCACAATTAATTGTGACTTGGGACACAGATGAGCCTGCTACCTCTCAAGTTGAATTTGGCCAGGGATCTGGAAATAGTTACTCACAAAAGTCTCAGTATGACGGCAATTTGACAACTAACCATACGGTCATTATCTCAGGGCTGATCCCCAGCCAGGTCTATCACCTAAGGGCGGTATCAGTAGACTCCGCCAATAATACGGCTAATAGTGTCGATACTGCCACGATCGCTCCCAAAGCTACGCGCTCGGCTTTTGATCTAGTAATCAAAAATCTATCCGAGGCATTTGGTTTTGTAAAATCGATTAACTTAAAATAACTATGACTAACGTAATAAATATTACTGCTGAGAATTTGTCCAAAACCTTCGAGGTTAAAGCCAGTCGTGTACCGGTTATTAAAAAAGTAAACTTATCAATCAAAGCAGGTGAGTTTGTCGTCATTACCGGACCATCAGGTTGTGGTAAATCAACTCTTTTACATATTCTTTTGGGACTCGAGCCACCAACATCCGGTACAGTTGCTCTTCTTGGTAAGAATCTCTATGGGGTATTAGATGAAGATGGACGCACACAGTTACGCAAAGAACACGTAGGAATGATCTATCAGCAACCTAACTGGATCAAAGCCTTGACTGTTTTAGAAAACGTCATGTTTGCTCTTAGAATAAACGGAGAGAGTGATGAAAAAGCCCGCACAAAATCGCAAGAGATGCTCAAAATGGTCGGAATGTTAGATTGGCAAGATTATATCCCAACGGAATTGTCTAGTGGTCAGCAGCAAAAGGTGGCACTTGCCCGTGCCGTAATTACCAATCCTCAAGTTATTATTGCTGATGAACCGACAGGCAACCTTGATTTCAAGTCAGGTGAGGAGTTGATGCAGTTACTTAAAAAGTTAAATAGTGCAGGCAAAACCATTATTATGGTCACACATGATTTGGAATATCTGACCTTTGCTAGTAGATCTCTTATTATGTTTGATGGTCAAATTGTAGAGCAAGCCGAGTCGCATGATCTTTCCAGTAAGTTAACAGGTTTTAAGAAGTTATTTGGTAAAGTAGATCAGACATGAAATTAAAACTGCGACAATTATTTTTAAGTATCTGGAACACTCTGAGGTTTATTGGATTAGTTTTGGCATATTCGTTAGCAATATTTGTTAAAAAAGCCAGCACTAAATTAAAGGTGCTCCGTGGAACATACCAAAGGCTAGATCGATGGATACATACACTTGATCGAAACGATGCGAGTGGGGTTAGCCAGCTTTATCTCATGGAAATAGCATTCAAAAATATGGCCGCCAAGAAAACCAGAACTGTTGTCACGATTGGCGGTATGGCAATTGGCATCTCTTTTATTGTCTTTTTGGTCTCCATTGGGTATGGACTTCAAGAAGTAGTGGTATCTAGAGTGGCAAGGTTGGATGAGCTTAAACAAGCAGAGGTAGTTCCTGGACTTTCGGAAGATTTGGCTTTGAATGATCAAACAATTAACAAGTTTATGGAAATTAAAAATGTGGACAAAGTATTACCACTGATTGCAGTAATTGGCAAAGTTTCTTATCAAAACTCCGTTTCAGACCTAGCTGTCTACGCTGCCACCAGTGACTATTTGCGTTACTCTGCCCTACAACCAATTAGAGGTTCAATTTTTGAAAGCAATAATTTTTATACTTCGGTAAGCGATATTGATAAACAACATGATAAGAGCGAGGTAATAAAAGAGGGTGAAACTATTGGTGATGTTACCTACACTATAGATTCTGGAACTTGGCTTAAAGTTAGGGAAAGGCCAAGTACTGACGCCAAGATTATTGGCTACACCAAGAGGGTTGAAGGACAAGCAACTGGTGCAGAAGTATGGGGAGGGTCCTACCAATCAGATGATGAGGCCGGATCAGCGGGTAAAGATAACGATGGGAAAACCCGGGGTAAATGGGTGGAAGCTAAATATTTATTGTGGCAAAAGAAAAGCTGCAATTTAGAGGAAGATAGTGAGTGTGAGGATGGTGGCTATGTTGTTTTACGTGATGCTGATAACATTCAAGTTCAGCAGATTGGCTATGTTGCCGAGATTTCTATGAGCGTAAGTAAAAAAGAA
It encodes:
- the lolD_3 gene encoding Lipoprotein-releasing system ATP-binding protein LolD, with translation MTNVINITAENLSKTFEVKASRVPVIKKVNLSIKAGEFVVITGPSGCGKSTLLHILLGLEPPTSGTVALLGKNLYGVLDEDGRTQLRKEHVGMIYQQPNWIKALTVLENVMFALRINGESDEKARTKSQEMLKMVGMLDWQDYIPTELSSGQQQKVALARAVITNPQVIIADEPTGNLDFKSGEELMQLLKKLNSAGKTIIMVTHDLEYLTFASRSLIMFDGQIVEQAESHDLSSKLTGFKKLFGKVDQT